Within Nitrospinota bacterium, the genomic segment TTCCTTTCTAAAACCATTTCTATTGACTTCTTTTTGCCTTCAAGTCTTCCCTTTGCCTCTTTTCTATCATCTATCTTAATAGATGTAAGTACTCTGTTTGAATGCTCTCTCATAATATCATGACACTTCCTTATGAGGGGGATAATCTCATCCCATTCTCCTTCGACAACAGTATCCATGGGAGTCAATTTATAAGCAAGACCACTCTTATCAATGACATCTAATACCTTTGCTACATATCTGCTAAGGCTCTCCCCTTTATCTGTGGGGACAATACTAAATTCTACAAGCATTGTGTAACTCCTCTTAAAAAGCGTTTATACATCATTTGTTATTAGAAAACATCTTTTCATTTTTTAATTTAACTATCGTATTTTATAGGTTTTGGAATTTTAAAGAATTTAATTCCCTCCTCTCTCAACTCTTTTTCTTCCTCTAATGTTGATGTGCCCCAAATATTTCTTTCTTCTGCCTCTCCGTAATGTATCTTTCTTGCTTCCTGTGGAAATTCAGAACCCACATATTCAAAATTATCTCGAATGTAGTTGCTGATCTTTCTCGCAGTCTTTCCAGCCATCTTTTCTACATCTGCAATCTTGTTTTTTCTCTCTTCATCTTTTTTACTGCTCTTTGTTCTTATGGCACATGCAGTAATAATCATCTCAACATTTGTATTATTGCAGTTAGGACACGTAATCTGTTTTGATTTCATCTGTTTTTCATAGCTCTTTCGATCTTTAAACCAACCCTCGAACTCATGTCCATTTTTACATCTTAAATCATATGCTATCATTTTTAAATCCTTGATTTTCTAAAAATCGACCACACACCCTATGGCACCATTAAACTGGGGATATCTCGGAACAATAACTTCTCTGCCTGTATTGAGTTCAATCATTTTTTTAATGGCGCCATTCTTTGCGACTCCACCACATAATATCAATTTATCACTTTCAAATCTATTCAATATTGGAAAAATTCTATTAAAGACCGCTTCATTTATCCCGGCACACAGCTCTTCTACCTTATAACCCTCCATTAACTTACCCAGCATCTCTGATTCTCCAAAAGTGGCACACGTAGAATTTATCTGAACAGGATTTTTATAATATTCTCCTAATTTATCTAAAGTTATACCTAATATCCGCGCCATATTGTCGAGATATCTTCCTCCTCCAGCCGCACACTTATCATTCATGATAAAGTCAACCACATCTCCTTCTTTAACAAAAATCACCTTTGAATCCTGACCGCCTAAATCTGTCAATGTAAAATTAGACAATCCTGTCTGATATCTTGCTCCTTTTACATGAGCATTTATCTCACTAATGATTTCAGCGTTTTCTATGTTAAGGTTATTTCTTCCATACCCTGTAATTACTAATTTATCATAATTTTTTAATATTTCAATAGGTACATTTTCTAAAAATGAATGGAAATCAACAAGGTCTATTCTGATTCCCTTTTTACCCTTTTTCCCGAACCTTTTATAGAACTCGACTGTTTCGTATTTTTTCATTTCTATAAAATCCCTACCATTGTAAAAAACAAGCTTTATCTCCCGGCTTCCTAAATCAATACCGATTCGCATTTAATCAATTGTTCCTCTTATTCTTATTTTTTAACATTTCTATAAAACCTTCTATTCTTATCTTACTCCTGGCATCAAGCTCAATGGGATGGTCCCCTTCAAGTGTTAGGATAGGGATCTTATTCTCTTTAGACCTTAAAATAAGATCTTCTAATTGACGATAGCAGAAGGCTTGGACATAGTGAATAAGGCCATGAATCTCTCTTATTCTTACCTGTTCCTCAATATCCCTTATCCTACCGAAGATGCCATAAGGGTATGTATACAATCTGTACTGTTCGACAATATCATCGGTTCTATAAGGCATGGCAAACTGCCTCTGGGTCTCATTAAAAACAACTCTTCCCCCCTTAGCTTCAATAAATTCATATAAGTTGGTGAATATTGGGGGTACCCCTATAAAACCTAATCTAACCTCTCTATTGTTAGGTTTCCTTTTTCTGAGGGAGGAGATAAAATTATCTATATCCTTCTCAAATTTCTCAGGGTCTCCGTTCATATCACTTGTTGAGACCAGATAGAGGTGGTTTTCAAAGCCTGATACAAGATTATCCTCCCATGTCATGCGGTCTATTCTGTGGACTTTTTCCCTAATCTTATCAAGTCTTTTTTTGGATTCAATGACATCCCTCTCTTTTACTTTTAAGGTCTCCATCAGCTTATTGATCTGGAGTCTTAATAGGTCTTTATCCCTATTATATGGATATGCAAAAGGGATAATCTTAACCCCATCCATCTGCAATATCTCCATTAATGCATACGTATTGCTGCAATCCCCCTGAGTAACGGCAATGACCTCTTTTATTTTATGTTTTTTTGCCACAGCATATAACCCCTTGATCCAACCGCACATATTTCTAGGAAAGCCTTTTATCTCTGCGTTTCTAACCAATGACATGCTGTCTTTATCATTAATAAAGATATTGTTTAAGTCCAAAGGAATATTACCCGATGCAAAAATTACCTCTATTGGTATGGTCGTTGTAAATCCGATTTTTCCCATATTATCTCCGGGCACATTTGATATCTAAATAAAATCAATAGTTATCTTTTTCCCTTTTTTAATACCATAGATTTTACTGGCACTCTTCATTGGGACATAAATCTCTAAATTACCCCAACTATTAAAAAGGGCGGACGCAGTCCCCTTTTCCTTTTCAATATAATATTTATTAATCTCATTTATCTCTAATGTCCCCAAAGTGATTTTAAACTTCTTTTTTGATGAGGCAGACAAGGCTTTTCTAAATAAGGACATTTTTATATTGGATACCAGATTCCCGAACTTATCAACATAGACGATTCTCCCCTTTATTCTGTTATTTTCAAGCTCGGATTCTGGGATAGGAATCTGGACATAATTATGAATCTCGTCTCCAAATGAAGATACATCCACGCCTTTAGAAAGCCAGGAGGCAACAGGTGAGAAAATATCCCTTCCATGAAAGGTATCGCCAACCTCATCCAAAAAATATCTTTTTGCACCTAACTCCAATACCTTTTTTAGGCCCGGGTCCTTATAGACAAAGGATAAAACACCATTATCAGGAGAGACAAAATAATATTTATCCGTTAAAGCCAAAATAGGTCTTCGATCACTCCCAACACCTGGATCAACAACAACCAAATGAATCGTATCCTTTGGGAAATAGCGATAGGCAGAACCTAAAATCATTGCAGCCTCTAAAATATTATGAGACTCAATTTCATGTGTTAAATCCACAAAGCTAAGCTCTGGATTTATCTTAAGCATAACCCCCTTCATGGTACCCACATAGGGATCTCTCAAACCAAAATCTGTTATCAGGGTAATAATAGGCCTAGATTTCTCCATAGACATTTCCATCTTTTATCTCTTTTAGCTTTACTGAAATAATCTTTCCCATCAAAGTATCTGGGCCATCCAAGAATATTTTGATGTAATTCCCTGTAAAGCCCTTTAACAAATGATTATCTTTATCCCTTGTGTTTTCGATTAAAACATCTAAACCCTTTCCCAAAAAAGACTTTTTAAACTCAAGGGGCTTCATCCTACCCAGATCCCTTAAAATCTTGCTCCTTTTCTTCCTGATATCAGCTAGAACCTGTCCCTCCATGTTGAAAGCTACTGTCCCCTCTCTCTTAGAAAAATTAAACACATGAAGGTACGTTACCGAAAGCTCTTCGATAAATCTTTTTGTATTCTGAAATCTCTCCTCTGTCTCACCAGGAAAGCCTACCATCACATCAGCTCCAATGCCTATATCAGGAATCTTCTTTCTCAGGTTATTAATCAGTCTTCTGTACAATTTAGAATCATACTTTCTGTTCATTAATCTTAAGATATGGTCATCCCCACTCTGGAGGGGAATATGGAGATGGTGGCATATCTTTGATGAGTGAGCCATAATATCTATGAGTTTATCGCTAACCTCAACAGGCTCTATAGAGCTGAGCCTCAATCTCTTGAGTCCATCTATCTTTTCTATTTCCTCTAATAAATTTGCTAAATTTACACCCTCTCCCAAATCGTTTCCGTAATTTCCAAGGCAAACCCCTGTTAAAACAATCTCCTGATACCCAGCCTTTGTCAACTCTTCAATCTGTTTTACCACTAAATCCGGCTTCTCACTTCTATTCGGTCCCCTTGCCTGCCAAATCGAGCAGTAAGCACAGCTAAAATCGCAACCAGTCTGAATTTTAATAAAGGCCTTTGTATATCCTCTGAATCTTTTTATATATAGGGATGAGAAGTCCCTCTTTTTGTTGATATCCCCTACAATAATTTTGGGTCTATCTAATCTTTTCAAACCATTGAGATACTTAATGATCTCAAATTTTTCTTC encodes:
- a CDS encoding MTH1187 family thiamine-binding protein, which gives rise to MLVEFSIVPTDKGESLSRYVAKVLDVIDKSGLAYKLTPMDTVVEGEWDEIIPLIRKCHDIMREHSNRVLTSIKIDDRKEAKGRLEGKKKSIEMVLERKLK
- a CDS encoding DUF1178 family protein, which gives rise to MIAYDLRCKNGHEFEGWFKDRKSYEKQMKSKQITCPNCNNTNVEMIITACAIRTKSSKKDEERKNKIADVEKMAGKTARKISNYIRDNFEYVGSEFPQEARKIHYGEAEERNIWGTSTLEEEKELREEGIKFFKIPKPIKYDS
- a CDS encoding acyl-CoA dehydratase activase, with product MRIGIDLGSREIKLVFYNGRDFIEMKKYETVEFYKRFGKKGKKGIRIDLVDFHSFLENVPIEILKNYDKLVITGYGRNNLNIENAEIISEINAHVKGARYQTGLSNFTLTDLGGQDSKVIFVKEGDVVDFIMNDKCAAGGGRYLDNMARILGITLDKLGEYYKNPVQINSTCATFGESEMLGKLMEGYKVEELCAGINEAVFNRIFPILNRFESDKLILCGGVAKNGAIKKMIELNTGREVIVPRYPQFNGAIGCVVDF
- a CDS encoding 2-hydroxyacyl-CoA dehydratase, translated to MGKIGFTTTIPIEVIFASGNIPLDLNNIFINDKDSMSLVRNAEIKGFPRNMCGWIKGLYAVAKKHKIKEVIAVTQGDCSNTYALMEILQMDGVKIIPFAYPYNRDKDLLRLQINKLMETLKVKERDVIESKKRLDKIREKVHRIDRMTWEDNLVSGFENHLYLVSTSDMNGDPEKFEKDIDNFISSLRKRKPNNREVRLGFIGVPPIFTNLYEFIEAKGGRVVFNETQRQFAMPYRTDDIVEQYRLYTYPYGIFGRIRDIEEQVRIREIHGLIHYVQAFCYRQLEDLILRSKENKIPILTLEGDHPIELDARSKIRIEGFIEMLKNKNKRNN
- a CDS encoding SAM-dependent chlorinase/fluorinase — translated: MEMSMEKSRPIITLITDFGLRDPYVGTMKGVMLKINPELSFVDLTHEIESHNILEAAMILGSAYRYFPKDTIHLVVVDPGVGSDRRPILALTDKYYFVSPDNGVLSFVYKDPGLKKVLELGAKRYFLDEVGDTFHGRDIFSPVASWLSKGVDVSSFGDEIHNYVQIPIPESELENNRIKGRIVYVDKFGNLVSNIKMSLFRKALSASSKKKFKITLGTLEINEINKYYIEKEKGTASALFNSWGNLEIYVPMKSASKIYGIKKGKKITIDFI
- the mtaB gene encoding tRNA (N(6)-L-threonylcarbamoyladenosine(37)-C(2))-methylthiotransferase MtaB; this translates as MKVAIGTLGCKLNHFESEAIQEDFEKNDFEMVNFNKKADVYVINTCTVTGKSDYRSRQLIRRAINNNKDAFIVVTGCYVQLKNDEIAQIKGVDLILGNEEKFEIIKYLNGLKRLDRPKIIVGDINKKRDFSSLYIKRFRGYTKAFIKIQTGCDFSCAYCSIWQARGPNRSEKPDLVVKQIEELTKAGYQEIVLTGVCLGNYGNDLGEGVNLANLLEEIEKIDGLKRLRLSSIEPVEVSDKLIDIMAHSSKICHHLHIPLQSGDDHILRLMNRKYDSKLYRRLINNLRKKIPDIGIGADVMVGFPGETEERFQNTKRFIEELSVTYLHVFNFSKREGTVAFNMEGQVLADIRKKRSKILRDLGRMKPLEFKKSFLGKGLDVLIENTRDKDNHLLKGFTGNYIKIFLDGPDTLMGKIISVKLKEIKDGNVYGEI